In Telopea speciosissima isolate NSW1024214 ecotype Mountain lineage unplaced genomic scaffold, Tspe_v1 Tspe_v1.0013, whole genome shotgun sequence, a single genomic region encodes these proteins:
- the LOC122647195 gene encoding cytochrome b6-f complex iron-sulfur subunit 2, chloroplastic has protein sequence MAVSNLSAAIHSQLCSSKNGIFSRCQAFTSKPTKTQFVGKEKGIRITCQATSIPADRVPDMGKRELLNLLLLGAISLPTAGMLVPYATFFAPPGSGGAGGGTVAKDALGNDVIANEWVKIHGPGDRTLTQGLKGDPTYLLVENDKTLATYGINAVCTHLGCVVPWNAAEKKFICPCHGSQYNNQGKVVRGPAPLSLALAHADIDDGKVIFVPWVETDFRTGENPWWS, from the exons ATGGCGGTTTCTAATCTATCTGCTGCAATCCATTCACAG CTCTGCTCTAGCAAAAATGGGATTTTCTCTCGTTGCCAAGCTTTTACTTCGAAACCCACAAAGACCCAATTTgtggggaaggagaaggggaTAAGGATAACGTGCCAAGCTACCAGCATTCCAGCCGATCGCGTGCCCGACATGGGTAAGAGGGAGCTCTTGAATTTGCTTCTTTTGGGTGCCATTTCACTCCCAACCGCCGGCATGTTGGTTCCTTATGCTACCTTTTTTGCCCCTCCTGG GTCAGGAGGTGCTGGTGGTGGTACCGTAGCAAAGGATGCCTTGGGCAATGATGTCATCGCAAATGAGTGGGTCAAGATCCATGGTCCAGGGGACAGGACCCTTACACAAGGGCTAAAG GGAGATCCAACTTACCTTCTTGTGGAGAATGACAAGACTCTTGCCACCTATGGTATTAATGCAGTCTGCACACACCTTGGGTGTGTTGTGCCATGGAATGCTGCAGAGAAGAAGTTTATTTGTCCTTGCCACGGTTCCCAGTACAACAACCAAGGCAAGGTTGTCAGAGGACCAGCACCTCTG TCCTTGGCCTTGGCTCATGCAGACATTGATGATGGAAAAGTAATATTTGTTCCATGGGTTGAAACAGATTTCAGGACAGGTGAAAACCCATGGTGGTCTTAG
- the LOC122647193 gene encoding uncharacterized protein LOC122647193, whose protein sequence is MDQMVELQRNFLQGILIPPRLPQARERNPSLEHNENHNNANNARRKDKEVQGNSKHQGSQMTKVEQALNEKILELQDQIQEGASNAIMCRAFPSTLKGATRQWFLRLRSRSLTNFVELGRGFLAHFVGSRVHKRTAANLLATKQRPDESIRDFLTRFNKEALEVQNLNQIVKFQALRSVIRDVELKRSLIMDEPMDMYELFSRYEKHINLVEVLAAEQEKEGKLTQVGKNGPKHNRDQKEGKRTRDDRDWVTKNDSGLEPIYTALTHNRAYMLNEIKDQVTLHWPTKMIKPTHECNKSKYYRFHQDHGQDTKDCRQLKDEIEALIQRGRLSRFVKKDGGERR, encoded by the exons ATGGATCAGATGGTAGAGCTGCAACGTAATTTCCTACAAGGAATCCTGATACCACCACGTCTACCACAGGCAAGGGAAAGAAACCCTTCCCTTGAGCACAATGAGAACCACAACAACGCGAATAATGCTCGGCGGAAGGATAAAGAAGTCCAAGGGAATAGCAAGCACCAAGGTTCTCAGATGACCAAGGTCGAACAAGctttaaatgaaaaaatattggaGCTGCAGGATCAAATTCAGGAG GGTGCCTCTAATGCCATAATGTGTAGGGCGTTCCCCTCTACCTTGAAGGGGGCGACGAGACAATGGTTTTTGCGCCTCCGGTCACGCTCCCTGACCAACTTCGTGGAGCTTGGGCGGGGTTTTCTTGCCCACTTCGTGGGTAGCAGGGTCCATAAGAGGACAGCCGCCAATCTTTTGGCCACAAAGCAGCGCCCTGATGAGTCTATCAGAGATTTTCTCACAAGATTCAATAAGGAGGCACTGGAGGTGCAAAACTTAAACCAGATCGTGAAGTTCCAAGCTCTGCGCAGCGTCATCAGGGATGTCGAGTTAAAGAGGTCACTGATCATGGATGAGCCAATGGACATGTATGAACTCTTCTCACGCTATGAGAAGCACATCAACCTGGTTGAAGTTCTTGCAgctgaacaagaaaaagaaggcaaACTTACCCAGGTTGGGAAGAACGGCCCGAAGCACAATAGAGACCagaaggaggggaagagaaCGAGAGATGATAGGGACTGGGTTACAAAGAATGATTCAGGCCTAGAGCCAATTTACACGGCCCTCACACATAACCGGGCATATATGTTGAATGAGATAAAGGACCAGGTGACTTTACATTGGCCTACTAAGATGATCAAACCTACGCACGAATGTAACAAAAGTAAATACTATAGATTTCATCAAGACCATGGTCAGGATACCAAGGACTGTAGGCAGTTGAAGGATGAGATTGAAGCCCTCATCCAGAGGGGCCGTTTGAGCCGATTTGTCAAGAAAGATGGTGGTGAAAGGAGGTAG